A window of Eucalyptus grandis isolate ANBG69807.140 chromosome 4, ASM1654582v1, whole genome shotgun sequence genomic DNA:
AGGATCCGATAATTCTATCGTATGTGCgatattctttttctaatcCATGATCCCGCAGGTGATGTTGTCATTTGTCCTCGATTTGGGAGCAATTATCACGGACGGATTTCACAAGCCGGAGAGAGATGCGTAGATTGAAGCAGTAAGCCCCAAGCCTAAAACGTTGGGAGCAACAAACCCTCCTTTGGATTACAGGTAGACGACATAACTTATGCCATCTTTCTGCTTAATTCACAgcttaaaaagttaaaaaaaaaaaccacttacCGAACCAAATACGACGGATGGATTTCGTTGGGCGAGTTACTGGGCAAAAGTTTGTCTTTAGCATTCAATCCTAGAATCCCACGGCTCAGCACTACATTGTACGAAACAAAAGGTGATTTGAATGCTTACTAGTACTTATTCTTGCTGTGTATTTTAAGGGTGATCTCTGTTttgcaacaaaagaaaggaccttcacgatggaaaaaaaaaacagaacacaGAACAACTTAGTCTGTTTTGAGGGGAATGACAACCTTCACTACCATGACCGAGAAACTCGGCTAGGCCAAGCCACGAAATTTCATATCGCAAGAGCGGATGGTTAATGCCCATGAAGAGATAAGATAAAGCACTTAATGACTCATCTATTAAATCAGCATAGGGCCatgaaggaaaaaagacaaCTTAAGATTGCAATAGtagaaaaaaattccaattctaTGGTCCAAAAATTCCCTAGGTTGGTCCTCTATCCTTCAATGCAAGGCCCTCCGGTCATCCCTAAAAATGACAGAATCAGGCTTAGGACTTTCACTCATGTAAGGAACCCCCTCGATACACACAATGTTTTTGTTTAGTGAATAACACAGAGACATGTAGTAACAAAATGAAAGAGTTGAACAGTTTTGGCGATTTTGACTTTTCCTCAGAAAATCGTTGCTAACGAAGAGCACCTAGTTCCCTCTGTTGTCTTTATAACGTTCATTGCCGCAAGTTATTTTGATTTCAGGAACTCCACCAGCCACCCTAGTTCAAGGAGGGTGAGGGGAATAGAGAGAGTTCTACAGATATCTGATTTAGCTTACCCCAAAGCACAATACAGGCCATGACATACTCCATAGCAAGCGGCAGCATGACGATGATCTCCACCCCAGTTGCAGCAGGAATGAGAGATATGCACCAAGAGCAAAACGGCCTTCAGAGATCACAGTCAGGCAAAGACCTTTCAAAAGGAGCCGCCTTCCGTCGGTCTTATTCCGACAATCACTTGTGTTGCTCAATAAATAGCGTTCGAGCCTCATCGGCGCATTCCAAACTCAAGCACAGTCGGTCTACCAGCATCATTCCTTTCCAACTCTCCAGTTCTATCATATCAAACTCACTCCGATCATTCCTCTTTGACTCGGAGAATAGCAAGGAATTGAATATAGCGGAGCCAGACATGAAATTGGAGGATACTGCAGATGAAGTTGATGGAGGAGAGATTGAGATAAAGAGATCGAATTGGGTGGAGAGGCTGTTGGAGATTAATAGCCACTGGAGAAATAAACAGCAAATTGACGGTCTGGATGGAGATAATTCTTCCGAAATGGTTGAGGACGGTGACACCAGCTGCACAGATCACGATGGTGTTTGTGAAGCAGGTTATAgttcagaagaagaagaaaaagatggcGACGAGATGAAATATGATCAAGAATCTTTCTCAGAGTTATTGATTCGAGTACCCACATCTGATGTTAAGCTATTTTCCCAGCTAGCATTCTTATGCAACATGGCCTATGCGATACCAACTATAACGGTATGGTAATTTCCTCCTTGCTGCACATGCCTTCTCTTGGAATTCTTTAATGTCCATTCATAGGTCCAAGTCTTTTGTCTCTACATTGCATTCCTAAGGCAGAATATAACCACCGGTATTGATCAATTAGTTTTCCATCTTCCCTCCAGTTTCTTCCACTTTTCTACATCCATGGACTTGCACATCTGATCATATCAGGCTTTTTACTTTGTTGAAATTTAACTACTTCTATACCAGCTATTTTTTTCGTAGCAAAAATGTCAAAGATTACTAGGAGTATGTGGTGAAGAAACTTTCTCAGGCCGATCCTTTAAGGTCCTCTGCAATTATTATGCTTACATGATATGAACTTTCAAATAAATTGCAGGCTGAGGACTTAAGGAAACAATATGGACTTCATTTTGTAACATCCTCCATTGAACGGAAAGCTGAGATATCAGCAGTTAAGGCAAAGTTTGATGAGGACTCAATCCGTGTACCTGTAGTTTCAGTCGCAACTACTGATAGCTGCCAATCCGAAAAAGACATTAAGTGTCCAATCCGTCCATCAGTTGCTTATGACATTGCTGCTTCAGCTGCATCTTATGTCCAATCTCGAGCTAAGGAACTTTCGCCTGTTGGTTCTGAGGcacaagaggaggaaaatgaTATGAATCCAATTGGACACAGAGAGGGAACACACGAAGAGGCTGATAATTCCCCCCGATTCTATAAATCAGAAGTTGCAGTATATATGGCAGCATCAGCAATGACCTCAGTGGTTGcagcaggagagagagaaaaacaagagGCAGCAATGGACCTGCAATCACTACACTCATCACCTTGCGAGTGGTTCATTTGTGATGATTTAAGCAAATATACACGCTGTTTTGTCATTCAGGTAATCTTCTTCTTTCCAGTTGATCCAGTTCTATGCTATCTACAGAGAAAACCTAGTTCAGTTTCTACAGTAAACTGGGCCTCAAATGACTTATGATCAATGCTATGCTATTATAAAGTGTCTGGTAATTAACTATCTATATCACGAATTTGGTAATCACCACCTGAAATTAAATCAAGGATCGACATAACTTCAACCTCCATCCTCTACCTGACACTGCGCAACTCACCATTAAAATGTCATCACTGTTTACTCTCAAATCTACTGCAACGTGTGCATTTCTCAAGTATCAATGGGTCATGTCTAATGCAAAAGTTGTAGAGCACATAGAATGTCCGCCTGATCAAGCGTTTCATTATTCTGACGTGCAGGGATCAGACTCTCTGGCATCTTGGCAGGCAAACCTTTTCTTTGATCCAACTAAATTCGAGGTAAGCCATTGTTATAGCTTTGGATGGATTTATAATTAGAGTAGCAGGAGGGTAGCAAATCACTGTGTAGTTGTAGGGACACTATCTCTTTTCTGCGTTTCAAAAGGGATCAGTCTGGGAGGAAGCGCTAACTGTTGAAGAACTTATCATCCTTGTCCAGGAAACTGAGGGCATAGTTCACAGAGGTATCTATGAAGCTGCAAAAGGAATGTACCAACAGTTCATGCCTGAGATAATTGACCACCTCAATAAGTTTGGGGATCGTGCAAAGTTTCAGTTTACAGGCCATTCTCTTGGAGGAAGTCTCGCCCTTCTAGTACATTTGATGCTCATTTCCAAGAAGATCCTCAAGCCATCCAATCTTCGCCCTGCTGTCACCTTTGGCTCACCATTTGTCTTCTGTGGAGGCAAAAAGATCCTGAATCAGCTGGGGTTGGATGAAAATATCGTGCAGTGTGTAATGATGCACAGAGATATAGTCCCAAGAGCATTCTCCTGTAGCTACCCCAACCAAGTAGCTGTGATTCTCAGGCGTTTACCTGGATCATTCCGATCTCATCCTTGTCTAATAAGAAATGTAAGTATCTAGTATCCTGTCAACTCCTTTTTTTGTCACAATTGACTCACGCGACCCTAGGGAAGCCTTTTCGAACTACTTTTTGCTAATGGCAACAGTTCGCTGAGAAGAATAAGACACAGCTTCAAGAATCTTCGACACAATGACAATTTCCCCGGTCCTCCTTTTTCTGTAGTCCAATCGAACTTTGAAAGAACCCATATTTGACTAATTCATGCATTCCTCTTGCAGCAACTGCTGTACTCTCCACTAGGCAAAATGTTCATCCTCCAACCAGATGAGAAATCGTCACCTCCGCATCCCCTACTCCCTCCAGAAAGTGCCCTCTTTTTTTTGGACAAGGACAGATGCGGGTATTCTAAAAATGCTGTCAGGGCCTTCCTCAATTGTCCCCATCCTCTAGATACCTTAAGCGATCCTACCGCCTATGGCTCAAAGGGTACTATTCTCAGAGACCATGACTCAAGCAACTACTTGAAGGCAATAAACGGGGTACTAAGACAGCAGACAAGGATGACAGATAAGAGAGTAAGGATACTCacaccaagaaatcaaatgTGGCCACTGCTTACTTCACCCTCCCCACACTTGTGGAGCCATCAAAGCTATTTTGAAAGCAACAGGTATCCAAGCAGAGAGGTCCTGACCGGCGTTTAA
This region includes:
- the LOC104442170 gene encoding phospholipase A1 PLIP1, chloroplastic codes for the protein MTYSIASGSMTMISTPVAAGMRDMHQEQNGLQRSQSGKDLSKGAAFRRSYSDNHLCCSINSVRASSAHSKLKHSRSTSIIPFQLSSSIISNSLRSFLFDSENSKELNIAEPDMKLEDTADEVDGGEIEIKRSNWVERLLEINSHWRNKQQIDGLDGDNSSEMVEDGDTSCTDHDGVCEAGYSSEEEEKDGDEMKYDQESFSELLIRVPTSDVKLFSQLAFLCNMAYAIPTITAEDLRKQYGLHFVTSSIERKAEISAVKAKFDEDSIRVPVVSVATTDSCQSEKDIKCPIRPSVAYDIAASAASYVQSRAKELSPVGSEAQEEENDMNPIGHREGTHEEADNSPRFYKSEVAVYMAASAMTSVVAAGEREKQEAAMDLQSLHSSPCEWFICDDLSKYTRCFVIQGSDSLASWQANLFFDPTKFEETEGIVHRGIYEAAKGMYQQFMPEIIDHLNKFGDRAKFQFTGHSLGGSLALLVHLMLISKKILKPSNLRPAVTFGSPFVFCGGKKILNQLGLDENIVQCVMMHRDIVPRAFSCSYPNQVAVILRRLPGSFRSHPCLIRNQLLYSPLGKMFILQPDEKSSPPHPLLPPESALFFLDKDRCGYSKNAVRAFLNCPHPLDTLSDPTAYGSKGTILRDHDSSNYLKAINGVLRQQTRMTDKRVRILTPRNQMWPLLTSPSPHLWSHQSYFESNRYPSREVLTGV